One Gadus morhua chromosome 1, gadMor3.0, whole genome shotgun sequence DNA segment encodes these proteins:
- the rnf41 gene encoding E3 ubiquitin-protein ligase NRDP1 produces the protein MGYDVVRFQGEVDEDLLCPICSGVLEEPVQAPHCEHAFCNACITQWFAQQQICPVDRTVVTLAHLRPVPRIMRNMLSKLQISCDNAGFGCVATLRLDQLQSHLKDCEHNPKRPVNCVEGCGLEMPKDEMSNHNCIKHLRSVVQQQATKISDLEKNVAEHKHQLGEQKRDIQLLKAYMRAIRSANPTLQNLEESIEYNEILEWVNSMQPARVTRWGGMISTPDAVLQAVIKRSLIDSGCPLSIVNDLIENAHERNWPQGLATLETRQMNRRYYENYVAKRIPGKQAVVVMACENQHMGEDMILEPGLVMIFAHGVEEIL, from the exons ATGGGGTATGACGTCGTCAGGTTCCAAGGGGAGGTGGATGAAGACCTGCTGTGCCCCATATGCAGTGGAGTACTGGAGGAACCAGTGCAG GCCCCGCACTGTGAGCACGCCTTCTGCAATGCCTGCATCACGCAGTGGTTCGCCCAGCAGCAGATCTGCCCGGTGGACCGCACGGTGGTGACGCTGGCCCACCTGAGGCCCGTCCCCCGCATCATGCGCAACATGCTGTCCAAGCTGCAGATCAGCTGTGACAACGCAGGCTTCGGGTGCGTCGCCACGCTGCGCCTGGACCAGCTCCAATCCCATCTCAAGGACTGCGAGCACAACCCCAAGAGGCCGGTCAACTGTGTGGAGGGCTGCGG GCTGGAGATGCCCAAGGATGAGATGTCGAATCACAACTGCATCAAACACCTGCGTAGTGTGGTGCAACAGCAGGCAACCAAGATCTCTGATTTGGAGAAAAATGTTGCAGAGCATAAGCATCAGTTGGGGGAACAA AAGAGGGACATCCAGCTGCTCAAAGCCTACATGCGGGCCATTCGCAGTGCTAATCCCACCCTGCAGAACCTTGAAGAGAGCATTGAATACAATGAGATACTGGA GTGGGTGAACTCCATGCAGCCCGCCAGAGTGACCCGCTGGGGCGGCATGATCTCCACCCCGGACGCCGTGCTGCAGGCGGTCATCAAGCGCTCCCTCATTGACAGCGGCTGCCCGCTGTCCATCGTCAACGACCTGATCGAGAACGCCCACGAGCGCAACTGGCCGCAGGGCCTGGCCACGCTGGAGACGCGGCAGATGAACCGCCGCTACTACGAGAACTACGTGGCCAAGCGCATCCCGGGGAAgcaggcggtggtggtgatggcgtgCGAGAACCAGCACATGGGTGAGGACATGATCCTGGAACCCGGCCTGGTCATGATCTTTGCGCACGGCGTCGAGGAGATTTTATAA